A section of the Rubritalea squalenifaciens DSM 18772 genome encodes:
- a CDS encoding S1 family peptidase gives MSLVFALSLPLVAEPPVIDDHKLTSDLGDKIGKLVEEEKTTPGEDLFKQLERTKADLQLKQPSTQECKNVYSECVDGVGIIASVYKCGKCDKWHRSACATCWTLTEDGIMVTNYHVFKNKDHSGFGVLSRDGRVAPVVEVLAADKETDIAIFRVKGEGFKALKLGDSEEVGNDVHIIAHPDGRFFTYTAGNVSRYYQPRGKSNTVWMAVTAEFAKGSSGGPVLDSEGNVVGMVANTQSIYYHGMEKNGEGKGPFQMVIRNCVPVSSIRKLIKE, from the coding sequence ATGTCCTTGGTTTTTGCGCTGAGCCTTCCACTCGTCGCGGAGCCACCTGTCATTGACGACCATAAGTTGACCTCGGATCTTGGTGACAAGATTGGGAAGCTGGTGGAAGAGGAAAAGACGACACCGGGCGAAGACCTCTTCAAGCAGCTGGAGCGTACCAAGGCAGATCTTCAACTCAAGCAACCGAGCACCCAGGAATGCAAAAACGTTTATTCCGAGTGTGTGGATGGAGTGGGAATCATCGCCTCTGTCTACAAGTGTGGTAAGTGCGATAAGTGGCACCGCTCCGCTTGTGCGACTTGCTGGACGCTGACTGAAGACGGAATCATGGTGACCAACTACCACGTGTTTAAAAACAAGGATCATTCTGGTTTCGGCGTGTTGAGTCGCGATGGTCGCGTCGCTCCCGTTGTAGAAGTGCTGGCCGCTGACAAAGAGACGGACATTGCGATCTTCCGAGTGAAGGGTGAGGGCTTCAAAGCCCTCAAGTTGGGTGACTCCGAGGAAGTTGGGAATGACGTGCATATCATTGCTCACCCGGACGGCCGTTTCTTCACCTACACCGCCGGCAATGTATCCCGATACTATCAGCCACGAGGTAAATCAAATACCGTGTGGATGGCTGTGACTGCAGAGTTTGCCAAGGGCTCTAGTGGTGGTCCAGTTCTGGACTCGGAGGGGAATGTGGTGGGCATGGTGGCGAACACGCAGTCCATTTATTATCACGGAATGGAGAAGAATGGAGAAGGCAAAGGACCCTTCCAGATGGTGATTCGCAATTGCGTTCCTGTTAGTTCCATCCGCAAATTGATCAAAGAATAG
- a CDS encoding peroxiredoxin: MAVLVGKKAPAFSAKAVKGETIIENFSLEQFIGKKYVVLFFYPKDFTFVCPTELHRFQEEIAEFEARDVQVIGCSTDSEFSHWAWLNTPKNKGGIQGVSYPLVADINKTISEDYDVLAGETFIDEDDNVEIEGELVAYRGLFLIDKEGIVRHQVVNDMPLGRSIRECLRVIDALQHFEQHGEVCPMDWEKGADAMQANHEGVSSYLSK; encoded by the coding sequence ATGGCAGTACTTGTAGGTAAAAAAGCACCGGCCTTCTCAGCAAAAGCTGTTAAGGGTGAAACAATCATCGAGAACTTCTCCCTCGAGCAGTTCATTGGCAAGAAGTACGTGGTACTCTTCTTCTACCCGAAAGACTTCACTTTCGTATGCCCTACTGAGCTTCACCGCTTCCAGGAAGAGATCGCTGAGTTCGAAGCTCGCGACGTCCAGGTAATCGGCTGCTCCACAGACTCTGAGTTCTCCCACTGGGCATGGCTCAACACTCCTAAGAACAAGGGTGGCATCCAGGGCGTTTCCTACCCACTCGTAGCCGACATCAACAAGACCATCTCAGAAGACTACGACGTTCTTGCTGGTGAGACATTCATCGACGAAGACGACAACGTAGAGATCGAAGGCGAACTCGTTGCCTACCGTGGTCTCTTCCTCATCGACAAAGAAGGCATCGTTCGCCACCAGGTGGTGAACGACATGCCACTCGGCCGCTCCATCCGTGAGTGCCTCCGCGTAATCGACGCTCTCCAGCACTTCGAGCAGCACGGTGAAGTCTGCCCAATGGACTGGGAAAAAGGTGCCGACGCTATGCAAGCCAACCACGAAGGCGTTTCCTCCTACCTCTCCAAGTAA
- a CDS encoding substrate-binding periplasmic protein: MRSYVKAERLAGRVSWSFLFVILLGMCLRVSAKEIKMVTVDWAPYYSQSLPQKGVISEIVDEAFKRVGHTTQLEFLPWERAMRSALRGDYDVLMGAYYSEMREVKLEYSDPMYEVEVGIIARKDLEVTHYKKLEDLTSYRFGIGLGWVNSPEFDTAHFLRKEAVSRPILNLRKMEKRHIDMTVMSTKVFEYELAQSELEGKLETVVLQPLLAKNPLYVCVPRIHPKSHSIIADFNRGLRLLKKDGSYAKILKKHGFDTEH, from the coding sequence GCTGGGCATGTGCCTGCGTGTTTCAGCCAAGGAAATCAAGATGGTGACGGTGGATTGGGCTCCATACTATTCACAGTCATTACCTCAAAAAGGCGTGATTTCTGAAATCGTGGATGAGGCCTTCAAGCGGGTAGGCCATACCACGCAGCTAGAGTTTCTTCCCTGGGAACGGGCGATGCGGTCAGCCCTGAGAGGGGACTACGATGTTTTGATGGGGGCCTACTATTCTGAAATGCGTGAAGTGAAGCTGGAGTACAGCGACCCTATGTATGAGGTCGAGGTGGGGATCATTGCCCGCAAAGATCTGGAGGTGACCCATTACAAGAAGCTGGAAGATCTGACTTCGTATCGTTTTGGTATCGGGCTGGGTTGGGTAAATAGTCCGGAATTCGATACGGCCCATTTCTTGAGGAAGGAGGCGGTGTCTCGGCCGATCCTCAATCTCCGTAAAATGGAGAAGAGGCACATTGATATGACGGTCATGTCTACCAAGGTCTTTGAGTATGAGCTGGCTCAGTCAGAGCTTGAGGGAAAGCTGGAGACCGTGGTGCTTCAGCCTCTGCTGGCCAAGAATCCTCTCTATGTCTGCGTGCCGCGAATCCACCCCAAATCCCACTCCATCATTGCTGATTTTAACCGAGGATTGAGGCTGCTCAAAAAAGATGGAAGCTATGCAAAAATACTTAAGAAACATGGGTTTGATACTGAGCATTAA
- a CDS encoding putative 4-mercaptohistidine N1-methyltransferase, translating into MVQDYESEKLLNEYLLMHYGTHEELMPWGVGSLAAHDFVSRTVTYFSPKPVRLSLDLGCAVGKTSFLLSQSSQKVIGIDFSQNFIDAANVMKEKGSMPFRYQEEGDIYTESVARLPENVMPERVSFAQGDALNLPEGFKGFDRVHASNLLCRLPDPEKLLERLPSLLADSGEVVFATPFSWLEQYTPKEKWPQGDSWEWLKGIMEKNFTLIQDADEPFLIREHARKFQLGISKISAWKKK; encoded by the coding sequence ATGGTGCAGGACTACGAATCTGAGAAGCTGCTGAATGAATACCTCCTCATGCATTACGGCACGCATGAGGAGCTGATGCCCTGGGGCGTGGGCAGTCTGGCAGCCCATGATTTTGTGAGCCGTACCGTGACGTATTTTTCGCCCAAGCCTGTTAGGCTAAGCCTAGATTTGGGTTGTGCGGTAGGGAAGACAAGCTTCCTGCTCAGCCAGAGTTCGCAGAAGGTGATCGGGATTGATTTTTCCCAGAACTTCATCGATGCGGCGAATGTCATGAAGGAGAAGGGAAGCATGCCTTTCCGTTATCAAGAGGAGGGGGATATTTACACCGAGTCTGTGGCTCGCCTGCCAGAGAATGTGATGCCAGAGCGAGTGAGCTTTGCGCAAGGGGATGCTCTTAATCTGCCGGAAGGCTTCAAAGGCTTTGACCGTGTCCATGCCTCAAACCTGCTGTGCCGCCTGCCTGATCCAGAGAAGCTGCTAGAGCGGCTACCCTCTCTGCTTGCAGATAGTGGCGAAGTGGTTTTTGCGACGCCATTTTCCTGGTTGGAGCAGTACACTCCCAAGGAAAAATGGCCACAAGGAGACAGCTGGGAATGGCTGAAGGGCATCATGGAGAAGAATTTTACGCTTATACAGGATGCGGACGAACCCTTCCTGATCCGTGAGCACGCCCGAAAGTTCCAGCTCGGTATTTCCAAGATCAGTGCCTGGAAGAAGAAGTGA
- a CDS encoding tRNA-binding protein, with translation MTESNETINWQDFTKVDMRVGKIIDAQLYPEARNPAYKLWIDFGPEIGERKSSAQITHHYTPEKLIGKRIVAVVNFPKKQIGKFMSECLVTGFADEDGHIILTTPDADAPLGARLI, from the coding sequence ATGACCGAATCGAACGAGACCATCAACTGGCAGGACTTCACCAAGGTAGACATGAGAGTGGGCAAGATCATCGACGCCCAGCTTTACCCCGAAGCCCGCAATCCAGCTTACAAACTCTGGATCGACTTCGGACCAGAGATTGGCGAGCGCAAGTCCAGCGCCCAGATCACCCATCACTACACACCGGAGAAGCTCATCGGCAAACGCATCGTCGCCGTGGTCAATTTCCCGAAGAAACAGATCGGCAAATTCATGTCTGAGTGCCTCGTCACTGGCTTTGCTGACGAGGATGGCCACATCATCTTGACCACCCCAGATGCTGATGCACCACTCGGAGCGAGACTTATCTGA